The following proteins are encoded in a genomic region of Pseudoxanthomonas suwonensis 11-1:
- the rpoB gene encoding DNA-directed RNA polymerase subunit beta, whose product MTTYSFTEKKRIRKDFGKQRSILEVPFLLAIQVDSYRDFLQADTDSAKRRDTGLHAALKSVFPIASYSGNAALEYVGYKLGEPVFDERECRNRGLSYGAPLRVTVRLVIYDRESSTKAIKYVKEQEVYLGEIPLMTEHGTFIVNGTERVIVSQLHRSPGVFFDHDRGKTHSSGKLLYSARIIPYRGSWLDFEFDPKDALYTRIDRRRKLPVTILLRALGYNNEEMLRAFFEINTFHIDPSEGVQLELVPERLRGETLGFDLADGEKVIVEAGKRITARHVRQLEQSGITALAVPDEYLLGRILAHDVVDAATGELLAAANDEITDEHLAAFRKAGVASVGTLWVNDLDRGPYLSNTLRIDPSRTQLEALVEIYRMMRPGEPPTKEAAQNLFHNLFFTFERYDLSAVGRMKFNRRVGRKDVLGPAVLFDHKYFSERNDEDSKALVAAQGETSDILDVLRVLTEIRNGRGVVDDIDHLGNRRVRSVGEMAENVFRVGLVRVERAVKERLSMAESEGLTPQELINAKPVAAAIKEFFGSSQLSQFMDQNNPLSEVTHKRRVSALGPGGLTRERAGFEVRDVHPTHYGRVCTIETPEGPNIGLINSLAVFARTNQYGFLETPYRKVVDGRITDQVEYLSAIEENEYVIAQVNAAHDKEGRLTEAFVPVRHQGESLLKPPGEIHYMDVSPMQTVSVAAALVPFLEHDDANRALMGANMQRQAVPTLRAQTPLVGTGIERAVARDSGVTVNARRGGEVVQVDAGRIVVKANEEEISGEHDAGVDIYTLTKYTRSNQNTCINQRPLVHVGDVVARGDVLADGPSTDIGELALGQNMLIAFMPWNGYNFEDSILLSERVVQEDRYTTIHIEELTCVARDTKLGPEEITADIPNVSEQALNRLDESGVVYIGAEVRAGDILVGKVTPKGESQLTPEEKLLRAIFGEKASDVKDSSLRVPPGMDGTVIDVQVFTRDGIEKDKRAKQIEENEIRRVKKDFDDQFRILEAAIYARLRGQIVGKVANGGPGLKKGDAITDAYLDGLKKADWFLLRMKDEEASDAIERAQKQIAAHEKEFERRFADKRGKITQGDDLAPGVLKMVKVFLAVKRRIQPGDKMAGRHGNKGVVSNVVPVEDMPYMADGTPVDICLNPLGVPSRMNIGQILEVHLGWAAKGLGKRIQKMLDEQRAVSELREFLDKVYNHDSSLVGQRVDLSQFSDEELLGMARNLTGGVPMATPVFDGAYEDEIRQMLELAYPTDDPETVRLGFNATKTQMQLHDGRTGEAFDRKTTVGYMHYLKLNHLVDDKMHARSTGPYSLVTQQPLGGKAQFGGQRFGEMEVWALEAYGAAYTLQEMLTVKSDDVQGRNQMYKNIVDGNHEMVAGMPESFNVLVKEIRSLAINMELEDE is encoded by the coding sequence ATGACGACGTATTCGTTCACCGAGAAGAAGCGCATCCGCAAGGACTTCGGCAAGCAGCGCTCGATCCTCGAGGTGCCGTTCCTGCTGGCCATCCAGGTCGATTCCTACCGCGACTTCCTGCAGGCCGACACCGACTCCGCCAAGCGCCGCGACACCGGCCTGCATGCGGCGCTGAAGTCGGTGTTCCCGATTGCCAGCTACAGCGGCAACGCCGCCCTTGAGTACGTCGGCTACAAGCTCGGCGAGCCCGTGTTCGACGAGCGCGAGTGCCGCAACCGCGGCCTGTCCTACGGCGCCCCGCTGCGCGTGACCGTGCGCCTGGTGATCTACGACCGCGAGTCCTCGACCAAGGCGATCAAGTACGTCAAGGAGCAGGAGGTCTACCTCGGCGAGATCCCGCTGATGACCGAGCACGGCACGTTCATCGTGAACGGCACCGAGCGCGTCATCGTCTCGCAGCTGCACCGTTCGCCGGGCGTGTTCTTCGACCACGATCGCGGCAAGACCCACAGCTCGGGCAAGCTGCTGTACAGCGCCCGCATCATCCCCTACCGCGGCTCCTGGCTGGACTTCGAGTTCGACCCGAAGGACGCGCTGTACACCCGCATCGACCGTCGCCGCAAGCTGCCGGTGACGATCCTGCTGCGTGCGCTGGGCTACAACAACGAAGAGATGCTGCGCGCGTTCTTCGAGATCAACACCTTCCACATTGACCCGTCCGAGGGCGTGCAGCTGGAGCTGGTCCCGGAGCGCCTGCGCGGCGAGACCCTGGGCTTCGACCTGGCCGACGGCGAGAAGGTGATCGTCGAGGCCGGCAAGCGCATCACCGCGCGCCACGTGCGCCAGCTGGAGCAGTCGGGCATCACCGCCCTGGCCGTGCCGGACGAGTACCTGCTGGGCCGCATCCTGGCCCATGACGTGGTCGACGCCGCCACCGGCGAGCTGCTGGCCGCGGCCAACGACGAGATCACCGACGAGCACCTGGCCGCCTTCCGCAAGGCCGGCGTGGCCAGCGTCGGCACCCTGTGGGTGAACGACCTCGACCGTGGGCCGTACCTGTCCAACACCCTGCGCATCGACCCGAGCCGCACCCAGCTGGAGGCCCTGGTCGAGATCTACCGGATGATGCGTCCGGGCGAGCCGCCGACCAAGGAGGCCGCGCAGAACCTGTTCCACAACCTGTTCTTCACCTTCGAGCGCTACGACCTGTCGGCCGTGGGCCGGATGAAGTTCAACCGCCGCGTCGGCCGCAAGGACGTGCTCGGCCCGGCCGTGCTGTTCGACCACAAGTACTTCTCCGAGCGCAACGACGAGGATTCCAAGGCGCTGGTCGCCGCCCAGGGCGAGACCTCCGACATCCTCGACGTGCTGCGCGTGCTGACCGAGATCCGCAATGGTCGCGGCGTGGTCGACGACATCGACCACCTGGGCAACCGCCGCGTGCGTTCGGTCGGCGAGATGGCCGAGAACGTGTTCCGCGTGGGCCTGGTCCGCGTCGAGCGCGCGGTCAAGGAGCGCCTGTCCATGGCCGAGTCCGAGGGCCTGACCCCGCAGGAGCTGATCAACGCCAAGCCGGTGGCCGCCGCGATCAAGGAGTTCTTCGGCTCCTCGCAGCTGTCGCAGTTCATGGACCAGAACAACCCGCTGTCGGAAGTCACCCACAAGCGTCGCGTCTCGGCACTGGGCCCGGGTGGCCTGACCCGCGAGCGCGCCGGCTTCGAAGTGCGCGACGTGCACCCGACCCACTACGGTCGCGTCTGCACCATCGAGACCCCTGAAGGCCCGAACATCGGCCTGATCAACTCGCTGGCCGTGTTCGCCCGCACCAACCAGTACGGCTTCCTCGAGACGCCGTACCGCAAGGTCGTGGACGGCCGCATCACCGACCAGGTCGAGTACCTGTCGGCGATCGAGGAGAACGAGTACGTCATCGCCCAGGTCAACGCCGCCCACGACAAGGAAGGCCGCCTGACCGAGGCCTTCGTGCCGGTCCGCCACCAGGGCGAGTCGCTGCTCAAGCCGCCGGGCGAGATCCACTACATGGACGTGTCGCCGATGCAGACCGTGTCGGTCGCCGCGGCGCTGGTCCCGTTCCTGGAGCACGACGACGCCAACCGCGCCCTGATGGGCGCGAACATGCAGCGCCAGGCCGTCCCGACCCTGCGTGCCCAGACCCCGCTGGTCGGCACCGGCATCGAGCGCGCCGTGGCGCGCGACTCGGGCGTCACCGTCAACGCCCGCCGCGGCGGCGAGGTGGTGCAGGTCGACGCGGGCCGCATCGTGGTCAAGGCCAACGAGGAGGAGATCTCCGGCGAGCACGATGCCGGCGTCGACATCTACACCCTGACCAAGTACACCCGCTCCAACCAGAACACCTGCATCAACCAGCGCCCGCTGGTGCACGTGGGTGACGTGGTCGCGCGCGGCGACGTGCTGGCGGACGGTCCGTCCACCGACATCGGCGAGCTGGCCCTGGGCCAGAACATGCTGATCGCGTTCATGCCGTGGAACGGCTACAACTTCGAGGACTCGATCCTCCTGTCCGAGCGCGTGGTCCAGGAAGACCGCTACACCACGATCCACATCGAGGAGCTGACCTGCGTCGCCCGCGACACCAAGCTGGGCCCGGAGGAGATCACCGCCGACATCCCGAACGTCTCCGAGCAGGCGCTGAACCGCCTCGACGAGTCGGGCGTGGTGTACATCGGCGCCGAGGTCCGCGCCGGCGACATCCTGGTCGGCAAGGTCACGCCGAAGGGCGAGAGCCAGCTGACCCCGGAAGAGAAGCTGCTGCGCGCGATCTTCGGCGAGAAGGCCTCCGACGTTAAGGACAGCTCGCTGCGCGTGCCCCCGGGCATGGACGGCACCGTCATCGACGTGCAGGTCTTCACCCGCGACGGCATCGAGAAGGACAAGCGCGCCAAGCAGATCGAGGAAAACGAGATCCGCCGCGTCAAGAAGGACTTCGACGACCAGTTCCGCATCCTGGAAGCGGCGATCTACGCACGCCTGCGCGGCCAGATCGTGGGCAAGGTCGCCAACGGCGGCCCGGGCTTGAAGAAGGGCGATGCCATCACCGACGCCTACCTGGACGGCCTGAAGAAGGCCGACTGGTTCCTGCTGCGGATGAAGGACGAGGAGGCCTCCGACGCCATCGAGCGCGCGCAGAAGCAGATCGCCGCGCACGAGAAGGAGTTCGAGCGCCGCTTCGCCGACAAGCGCGGCAAGATCACCCAGGGCGACGACCTCGCCCCGGGCGTGCTGAAGATGGTCAAGGTCTTCCTGGCCGTGAAGCGCCGCATCCAGCCGGGCGACAAGATGGCCGGCCGCCACGGCAACAAGGGCGTCGTGTCCAACGTGGTCCCGGTCGAGGACATGCCGTACATGGCCGACGGCACCCCGGTTGACATCTGCCTCAACCCGCTGGGCGTGCCTTCGCGCATGAACATCGGCCAGATCCTCGAGGTGCACCTGGGCTGGGCCGCCAAGGGCCTGGGCAAGCGCATCCAGAAGATGCTGGACGAGCAGCGTGCGGTCTCCGAGCTGCGCGAGTTCCTGGACAAGGTCTACAACCACGACAGCAGCCTGGTCGGCCAACGCGTGGACCTGTCGCAGTTCAGCGACGAGGAGCTGCTGGGCATGGCCCGCAACCTGACCGGTGGCGTGCCGATGGCGACCCCGGTGTTCGACGGTGCGTACGAGGACGAGATCCGGCAGATGCTGGAGCTGGCCTACCCGACCGACGACCCGGAGACGGTCCGCCTGGGCTTCAACGCCACCAAGACCCAGATGCAGCTGCACGACGGCCGCACCGGCGAGGCGTTCGACCGCAAGACCACGGTCGGCTACATGCACTACCTGAAGCTGAACCACCTGGTCGACGACAAGATGCACGCCCGTTCGACCGGTCCGTACTCGCTCGTCACCCAGCAGCCGCTGGGCGGCAAGGCGCAGTTCGGCGGCCAGCGCTTCGGTGAGATGGAAGTCTGGGCGCTGGAAGCCTACGGCGCGGCCTACACCCTGCAGGAAATGCTGACGGTGAAGTCCGACGACGTGCAGGGCCGCAACCAGATGTACAAGAACATCGTCGACGGCAACCACGAGATGGTCGCGGGCATGCCGGAGTCCTTCAACGTGCTCGTGAAGGAAATCCGCTCGCTGGCCATCAACATGGAGTTGGAGGACGAGTAA
- the rplL gene encoding 50S ribosomal protein L7/L12, producing the protein MSLSNEQIVEAIAGKTLMEVMELVKAIEEKFGVSAAAPVAVAAAAGPAAAVEEQTEFTVVLKAAGEKKVEVIKAVRAITGLGLKEAKDLVEGAPKDVKEGVSKEDAEKFKKDLEAAGATVELK; encoded by the coding sequence ATGTCCCTGTCCAACGAGCAGATCGTCGAAGCCATCGCCGGCAAGACCCTCATGGAAGTGATGGAGCTGGTCAAGGCCATCGAAGAGAAGTTCGGCGTCTCCGCCGCCGCCCCGGTCGCCGTGGCTGCCGCCGCTGGCCCGGCTGCCGCCGTCGAGGAGCAGACCGAGTTCACCGTCGTGCTGAAGGCCGCCGGCGAGAAGAAGGTCGAAGTCATCAAGGCCGTCCGCGCCATCACCGGCCTGGGCCTGAAGGAAGCCAAGGACCTGGTCGAAGGCGCCCCGAAGGACGTCAAGGAAGGCGTGTCGAAGGAAGACGCCGAGAAGTTCAAGAAGGACCTCGAGGCCGCCGGCGCCACCGTCGAGCTCAAGTAA
- the rplJ gene encoding 50S ribosomal protein L10, whose product MALNLSQKKEVVAELADVAASAHSLIAAEYAGTTVEQLTAMRKKARENGVFLKVVKNTLAARAVEGTEFECTKDALVGPLLYAFSTEEPGAAGRLIKEFAKANDKLKPKVVAVGGQLYPASHVEVLASLPTLDQALAMLARVLAEPVTMFARAVKAVGEQQGGGEAAPAEAAAETA is encoded by the coding sequence ATGGCTCTCAATCTGTCCCAGAAGAAGGAAGTCGTCGCCGAACTGGCCGACGTCGCCGCCAGCGCGCACTCCCTGATCGCCGCCGAGTACGCTGGCACCACGGTCGAGCAGTTGACCGCGATGCGCAAGAAGGCCCGCGAAAACGGCGTGTTCCTGAAGGTTGTCAAGAACACGCTGGCCGCGCGCGCCGTCGAAGGCACGGAGTTCGAGTGCACCAAGGATGCGCTCGTGGGTCCGCTGCTTTACGCGTTCTCGACCGAGGAGCCCGGCGCTGCCGGTCGCCTGATCAAGGAGTTCGCCAAGGCCAACGACAAGCTCAAGCCGAAGGTGGTCGCCGTTGGCGGCCAGCTGTACCCGGCGAGCCACGTCGAGGTCCTGGCCTCGCTGCCGACCCTCGACCAGGCCCTGGCCATGCTGGCCCGCGTACTTGCCGAGCCGGTCACCATGTTCGCCCGCGCCGTCAAGGCCGTCGGCGAGCAGCAGGGTGGCGGCGAAGCCGCGCCGGCCGAGGCAGCCGCCGAGACCGCGTAA
- the rplA gene encoding 50S ribosomal protein L1, with amino-acid sequence MALNKRQKAIKAAVEPGKAYAIDEALKIIKGFTKAKFVESVDVAVRLGVDAKKSDQQVRGSTVLPAGTGKSVRVAVFAPAGAKADEALAAGAEAVGMDDLAEKMLAGDLNYDVVIATPDAMRVVGKLGQVLGPRGLMPNPKVGTVSPNPAEAVKNAKSGQVRYRTDKAGIIHATIGKADFADDALKSNLQALLLDLIKAKPATSKGQYLQKVSLSSTMGPGVTVDQGSLSLK; translated from the coding sequence ATGGCACTGAACAAGCGACAGAAGGCGATCAAGGCGGCGGTCGAGCCGGGCAAGGCTTACGCCATCGATGAGGCGCTGAAGATCATCAAGGGCTTCACCAAGGCCAAGTTCGTCGAGTCCGTCGACGTGGCCGTGCGCCTGGGAGTGGACGCCAAGAAGTCCGACCAGCAGGTCCGCGGTTCGACCGTGCTTCCGGCCGGTACCGGCAAGAGCGTGCGCGTGGCCGTGTTCGCCCCGGCGGGCGCCAAGGCCGACGAGGCCCTGGCCGCCGGCGCCGAGGCCGTGGGCATGGACGACCTGGCCGAGAAGATGCTTGCCGGCGACCTGAACTACGACGTGGTCATCGCGACCCCGGACGCCATGCGCGTCGTGGGCAAGCTGGGCCAGGTCCTGGGTCCGCGCGGCCTGATGCCGAACCCGAAGGTCGGCACCGTGTCCCCGAACCCGGCCGAGGCGGTGAAGAACGCCAAGTCCGGCCAGGTGCGCTACCGCACCGACAAGGCGGGCATCATCCACGCCACCATCGGCAAGGCCGACTTCGCCGACGACGCGCTGAAGTCGAACCTGCAGGCGCTGCTGCTGGACCTGATCAAGGCCAAGCCGGCGACCTCCAAGGGCCAGTACCTGCAGAAGGTCTCGCTGAGCTCGACCATGGGCCCGGGCGTGACCGTCGACCAGGGTTCGCTGTCCCTGAAGTAA
- the rplK gene encoding 50S ribosomal protein L11 encodes MAKKVVGYIKLQVKAGQANPSPPVGPALGQRGLNIMEFCKAFNAATQKLEPGLPIPVVITAYSDRTFTFITKTPPATILLKKAVGITSGSKRPNTDKVGKVTRKQLEEIAKAKEPDLTAADLDAAVRTIAGSARSMGLVVEG; translated from the coding sequence ATGGCAAAGAAAGTCGTCGGTTACATCAAGCTGCAGGTGAAGGCCGGTCAGGCCAACCCCTCGCCGCCGGTCGGTCCTGCGCTGGGTCAGCGCGGCCTGAACATCATGGAGTTCTGCAAGGCGTTCAACGCCGCCACGCAGAAGCTCGAGCCCGGTCTGCCGATCCCGGTGGTCATCACCGCCTACTCGGACCGTACCTTCACCTTCATCACGAAGACGCCGCCGGCGACCATCCTGCTGAAGAAGGCCGTGGGCATCACCTCCGGCTCCAAGCGCCCGAACACCGACAAGGTGGGCAAGGTCACCCGCAAGCAGCTCGAGGAAATCGCCAAGGCGAAGGAACCCGACCTGACCGCGGCCGACCTGGATGCGGCGGTTCGTACCATCGCGGGCTCCGCCCGTTCGATGGGTCTGGTGGTGGAGGGCTGA
- the nusG gene encoding transcription termination/antitermination protein NusG has translation MKRWYVVHAYSGFEKSVAQALRDRIVMHGMEDRFGDVLVPTEEVVEMRSGQKRRSERKFFPGYVLVQIETTDDNGIPRIDSESWHLVKETSKVMGFIGGTADRPLPIRDEEAAAILDRVQEGVEKPRPKVLFEPGQMVRVIDGPFNDFNGVVEEVNYEKSRLRVAVLIFGRSTPVELEFGQVEKA, from the coding sequence GTGAAGCGTTGGTACGTGGTCCACGCCTATTCCGGCTTCGAGAAGTCCGTTGCCCAGGCGCTGCGCGACCGGATCGTCATGCACGGCATGGAAGACCGCTTCGGCGACGTCCTGGTCCCGACCGAGGAAGTGGTCGAGATGCGGTCCGGCCAGAAGCGCCGTTCCGAGCGCAAGTTCTTCCCGGGCTACGTGCTGGTCCAGATCGAGACCACCGACGACAACGGCATCCCGCGCATCGACAGCGAGAGCTGGCACCTGGTCAAGGAAACCTCCAAGGTGATGGGCTTCATCGGCGGCACCGCCGACCGCCCGCTGCCGATCCGCGACGAGGAAGCCGCCGCGATCCTGGACCGCGTCCAGGAAGGCGTCGAGAAGCCGCGTCCGAAGGTGCTGTTCGAGCCGGGCCAGATGGTCCGCGTCATCGACGGCCCGTTCAACGACTTCAACGGCGTGGTCGAGGAAGTCAACTACGAGAAGAGCCGCCTGCGCGTGGCCGTGCTCATCTTCGGCCGTTCCACCCCGGTGGAGCTGGAATTCGGCCAGGTCGAGAAGGCCTGA
- the secE gene encoding preprotein translocase subunit SecE: MNSKIDPAQAATTGGDMVKYALAALLVLGGLFVWFWFGDAARSAQLGQWAPQIRGAAVIAGLVAGTLVFMLSAKGRDFREFLSESRFELRKVVWPTRQEATRMTWVVVAVVVVLSLILAGFDFFVKWAIELFLNFGR, encoded by the coding sequence TTGAACAGCAAGATCGATCCGGCACAGGCTGCCACCACCGGCGGCGACATGGTCAAGTACGCGCTCGCGGCGCTGCTGGTGCTCGGCGGGCTGTTCGTGTGGTTCTGGTTCGGCGATGCCGCCCGCTCGGCGCAGCTGGGCCAGTGGGCCCCGCAGATCCGCGGCGCCGCCGTCATCGCCGGCCTCGTCGCCGGCACCCTCGTGTTCATGCTCAGCGCCAAGGGCCGCGATTTCCGCGAGTTCCTGTCCGAGTCGCGCTTCGAGCTGCGCAAGGTGGTGTGGCCGACCCGCCAGGAAGCCACCCGCATGACCTGGGTCGTGGTCGCGGTCGTGGTGGTGCTGAGCCTGATCCTTGCTGGCTTCGATTTCTTCGTTAAGTGGGCGATCGAGCTGTTCCTGAACTTCGGCCGCTGA